The Immundisolibacter cernigliae genome has a window encoding:
- a CDS encoding type II toxin-antitoxin system VapC family toxin gives MQYLDTSLLLAALTHEARTASLQTWLAAQDPENLAVSDWVVTEFSGALSIKVRTGQLTPYHRAQALAVFSALVDNSLLVWPVSRLDFRTAARFADQHATGLRSGDALHLAVAANHGGCVCTLDRALCQAAIALGVSTESL, from the coding sequence GTGCAATACCTGGACACCAGCCTCCTGCTTGCAGCACTCACGCACGAAGCGCGCACCGCATCACTTCAAACCTGGCTGGCCGCGCAGGATCCTGAAAACCTTGCCGTCAGTGATTGGGTCGTCACCGAGTTCTCCGGCGCCCTGTCGATAAAAGTACGCACCGGCCAGCTGACGCCGTACCACCGCGCCCAGGCCCTGGCCGTATTTTCGGCGCTGGTCGACAACTCGCTGCTGGTTTGGCCCGTGTCGCGCCTGGACTTTCGCACCGCCGCGCGGTTTGCAGATCAGCACGCCACGGGCCTGCGCAGCGGCGACGCGTTGCACCTGGCCGTCGCCGCCAATCACGGCGGGTGCGTCTGCACGCTGGACCGTGCCCTGTGCCAGGCGGCCATCGCGCTTGGCGTCAGCACCGAATCGTTGTAA
- a CDS encoding type II toxin-antitoxin system Phd/YefM family antitoxin: MENTVVSLAEAKAHLSELTDKAAQGETVIITKRGKPVAQMSTPDKPRRPIDLAALQRLTADQPMQAQPAGEFVRAVRDQARY, from the coding sequence ATGGAAAACACCGTCGTCAGCCTGGCGGAAGCGAAAGCGCACCTGAGCGAACTGACCGACAAGGCCGCCCAAGGCGAAACCGTCATCATCACCAAGCGCGGCAAGCCGGTGGCCCAAATGTCGACGCCGGACAAACCGCGTCGACCCATCGACCTTGCCGCCTTGCAGCGCCTGACCGCAGACCAACCCATGCAGGCACAGCCGGCCGGCGAGTTCGTCCGCGCCGTGCGGGACCAGGCTCGCTATTAG
- a CDS encoding Fic family protein: MLRTDTLQITPEILRLVARIDEFKGAWRALGTLAPDRLSALRRVATIESIGSSTRIEGSKLSDREVEQLLSNLEIKSFATRDEQEVAGYAELMDLVFSSWQDIPFTENHIKQLHQILLRYSEKDTWHRGNYKTNSNSVAAFDETGAQIGIVFQTATPFDTPRLMTELVAWVNQERETARLHPLLIIALCVVVFLEIHPFQDGNGRLSRVLTTLLLLQAGYAYVPYSSLESVIEQSKEAYYLALRQTQGTIRTEAPNWQPWLVFFLRSLAEQVRRLEKKVERERIVLAALPELQLRIVEFAREHGRVTIGEAIKLTGASRNTLKQHFRALVERGTLDQHGSGRGVWYGLR; this comes from the coding sequence ATGCTGCGAACCGACACCCTCCAGATCACCCCGGAGATCCTGCGCCTCGTCGCCAGGATCGACGAGTTCAAGGGCGCCTGGCGCGCCTTGGGCACGCTCGCGCCTGACCGACTGTCGGCCCTGCGCCGCGTGGCCACCATCGAGAGCATCGGCTCCTCCACCCGCATCGAGGGCAGCAAGCTGTCCGACCGCGAGGTGGAGCAGCTGCTGTCGAACCTGGAGATCAAGTCCTTCGCCACTCGCGACGAGCAGGAGGTGGCCGGCTACGCCGAGCTGATGGACCTGGTGTTCTCGTCGTGGCAGGACATCCCGTTCACCGAGAACCACATCAAGCAGTTGCACCAGATCCTGCTGCGCTACAGCGAGAAGGACACCTGGCATCGCGGCAACTACAAGACCAACTCGAACAGCGTTGCCGCCTTCGACGAGACCGGCGCACAGATTGGCATCGTGTTTCAGACTGCGACGCCCTTCGATACGCCCCGCCTGATGACGGAGCTGGTCGCATGGGTGAACCAGGAGCGGGAGACAGCGCGGCTGCATCCGTTGCTGATCATCGCCTTGTGCGTTGTCGTGTTTCTGGAGATCCATCCTTTTCAGGATGGCAACGGACGGCTCTCCCGGGTGCTGACGACGCTCCTGCTGTTGCAGGCTGGGTACGCCTACGTGCCGTACAGTTCGCTGGAGAGCGTGATCGAGCAGAGCAAGGAAGCGTACTACCTGGCTTTGCGGCAGACGCAGGGCACGATCCGCACCGAGGCACCGAACTGGCAACCGTGGCTGGTGTTCTTCCTGCGCTCCCTGGCCGAGCAGGTTCGGCGCCTGGAGAAGAAGGTCGAGCGCGAGAGGATCGTGCTGGCGGCCCTGCCGGAACTGCAGTTACGGATCGTCGAGTTCGCCCGCGAGCACGGGCGCGTCACCATCGGCGAGGCCATCAAGCTGACCGGCGCCAGCCGCAACACGCTGAAGCAGCACTTCCGGGCATTGGTCGAGCGCGGCACGCTTGATCAGCACGGCAGTGGCCGTGGAGTCTGGTACGGCCTGCGCTGA
- a CDS encoding DUF4160 domain-containing protein, translating to MPVISMFYGIIIRMYFLDDQHHSAPHIHARYAEFEASVRIADGEVLAGELPRKQLRLVQAWIELRRDELLADWELAAAGQMPYKIDPL from the coding sequence ATGCCCGTGATATCAATGTTCTACGGGATTATTATCCGAATGTACTTTCTGGATGATCAACATCACAGTGCGCCGCACATTCACGCGCGGTATGCAGAGTTTGAAGCATCGGTGCGGATTGCGGATGGAGAGGTGTTGGCAGGCGAATTGCCGCGCAAACAGCTGCGCCTCGTACAGGCCTGGATAGAGCTTCGTCGAGACGAACTTCTGGCAGATTGGGAACTGGCCGCGGCCGGACAGATGCCCTACAAAATCGATCCATTGTGA
- a CDS encoding ATP-binding protein — MIPRDASHTLSSLAAGYPVLAVTGPRQSGKTTLCRALFPALPYASLEDPDTRQFAQEDTRGFLAQYPDGAVLDEAQRCPDLFAYLQRRVDEDPRPGRFVLTGSQQFGLMSGISQSLAGRVALLHLLPLGIAELRAGGLLPPSLDRLLLDGGYPPVHDRRLDPAIWYANYVQTYLERDVRQLINVRDLAQFQRFVRLCAGRTGQLLNLSALGDEAGVSHNTAGQWLSVLEASYLIHRLPPHHRNFNKRLVKTPKLYFLDTGLAARLLGIETESQLATHPLRGALFETWVVSEHLKARFNRGLPANLSFWRDRAGHEVDLIIERDNRLWPVEAKAGSTITADASRSLLRWLDVAADAAAEPTLVYAGEHAQTRNGVKWIPWREWQPHV, encoded by the coding sequence ATGATCCCCCGCGACGCCAGCCATACGCTCAGCAGCCTCGCCGCTGGCTACCCCGTCCTGGCGGTTACCGGCCCGCGCCAGTCCGGCAAAACGACGCTGTGCCGGGCACTGTTCCCGGCCCTGCCCTACGCCTCGCTGGAAGACCCGGACACCCGCCAGTTTGCGCAGGAAGACACACGCGGCTTTCTGGCCCAGTACCCGGACGGCGCCGTGCTGGACGAAGCGCAGCGCTGCCCGGACCTGTTCGCCTACCTGCAAAGGCGCGTGGACGAAGATCCGCGTCCCGGCCGCTTCGTGCTGACCGGCTCGCAGCAGTTCGGTCTGATGTCCGGCATCAGCCAGAGCCTGGCCGGCCGCGTGGCCCTGCTGCATCTGCTGCCCCTTGGCATTGCGGAGCTGCGCGCCGGCGGCCTGCTGCCGCCGTCCCTGGACCGGCTGCTGCTGGATGGTGGCTACCCGCCGGTGCACGACCGCCGGCTCGACCCGGCCATCTGGTACGCCAACTACGTGCAGACCTACCTGGAGCGGGACGTACGGCAACTGATCAACGTGCGCGACCTGGCTCAGTTCCAGCGCTTCGTGCGCCTGTGCGCCGGCCGCACCGGGCAACTGCTGAACCTGTCGGCGCTGGGCGACGAGGCCGGCGTCAGCCACAACACCGCCGGGCAGTGGCTGTCCGTGCTGGAGGCCAGCTACCTCATCCACCGCCTGCCGCCGCATCACCGCAACTTCAACAAGCGGCTGGTCAAAACCCCGAAGCTCTATTTTCTGGACACCGGCCTGGCTGCGCGCCTGCTGGGCATCGAAACCGAGTCACAACTGGCCACCCACCCCCTGCGCGGCGCCCTGTTCGAAACCTGGGTGGTGAGCGAACACCTCAAGGCGCGCTTCAACCGTGGCCTGCCGGCCAATCTGAGCTTCTGGCGCGACCGTGCCGGGCACGAGGTGGACCTGATCATCGAACGCGACAACCGCCTGTGGCCAGTAGAAGCCAAAGCAGGATCAACCATCACAGCGGATGCCAGCCGCAGCCTGCTGCGCTGGCTGGATGTGGCCGCAGACGCCGCCGCCGAACCGACGCTGGTGTACGCGGGCGAGCATGCGCAAACCCGAAACGGCGTGAAATGGATTCCGTGGCGGGAATGGCAACCACACGTCTGA
- a CDS encoding type II toxin-antitoxin system Phd/YefM family antitoxin, producing the protein MKSVPIYEAKNRLSELVAAVEQGETVAITRRGRPVARLVADTGDAPEHLPQRQRAAAALAELRRLRHGVRLEGDPKAIAREGLD; encoded by the coding sequence ATGAAAAGCGTACCCATTTACGAAGCCAAGAATCGCCTTTCGGAACTGGTGGCCGCCGTCGAGCAGGGCGAAACCGTGGCCATCACCCGTCGCGGCCGGCCGGTCGCCCGGCTGGTTGCCGACACCGGCGATGCCCCGGAGCACCTGCCACAGCGCCAACGTGCTGCCGCGGCACTCGCAGAATTGCGCCGTCTGCGCCACGGCGTGCGCCTGGAGGGCGACCCCAAGGCCATCGCCCGGGAAGGGCTCGACTGA
- a CDS encoding type II toxin-antitoxin system VapC family toxin, whose protein sequence is MPFVLDSSVVCGWIFENQANAYTESVAQRLLDDRAHAPGLWPMELANVLRTGCKRGILIAQQAQAVLENLAALPIDTDTRPASAATLLSLALRHDLSACDAAYLELALRLQQPIATQDAALAEAARAAGVGVLA, encoded by the coding sequence ATGCCCTTCGTGCTCGACAGCTCGGTGGTGTGTGGCTGGATTTTCGAAAACCAGGCCAATGCCTACACCGAGTCGGTCGCCCAGCGCCTGCTGGACGACCGCGCCCATGCCCCCGGCCTGTGGCCGATGGAACTGGCCAACGTACTGCGCACCGGGTGCAAGCGCGGCATCCTGATCGCCCAGCAGGCGCAGGCCGTGCTCGAAAACCTGGCCGCCCTGCCCATCGATACAGACACCCGGCCGGCCAGCGCAGCCACGCTGCTGTCCCTTGCCCTGCGCCATGACCTGAGCGCCTGCGACGCCGCCTATCTCGAGCTGGCGCTGCGCCTGCAACAGCCCATCGCCACCCAGGATGCCGCCCTCGCCGAGGCCGCCCGTGCCGCCGGCGTCGGCGTGCTGGCCTGA
- a CDS encoding DUF2442 domain-containing protein, with the protein MYWDVTNVRPLDDYQIYVELQDGRQGVFDLKPYLNHGLFSELKDKNYFSQVSIAFGAVTWPHAQDIAPETLLAGMKLVGQPT; encoded by the coding sequence ATGTACTGGGATGTAACAAATGTGCGCCCGCTGGATGACTATCAGATATACGTCGAACTGCAAGACGGCCGACAAGGCGTCTTCGACCTGAAGCCGTACCTGAATCACGGTCTATTCAGCGAGCTGAAAGACAAAAACTACTTCTCGCAGGTATCCATAGCGTTCGGTGCCGTAACGTGGCCCCACGCACAAGACATCGCACCGGAAACACTGCTTGCCGGAATGAAGCTGGTCGGGCAGCCAACGTAG